The Lutra lutra chromosome 10, mLutLut1.2, whole genome shotgun sequence genome contains a region encoding:
- the UCP2 gene encoding mitochondrial uncoupling protein 2, producing MVGFKATDVPPTATVKFLGAGTAACIADLITFPLDTAKVRLQIQGERQGPVRAAASAQYRGVLGTILTMVRTEGPRSLYSGLVAGLQRQMSFASVRIGLYDSVKQFYTKGSEHAGIGSRLLAGSTTGALAVAVAQPTDVVKVRFQAQARAGSGRRYQSTVDAYKTIAREEGFRGLWKGTSPNVARNAIVNCAELVTYDLIKDALLKANLMTDDLPCHFTSAFGAGFCTTVIASPVDVVKTRYMNSALGQYSSAGHCALTMLQKEGPRAFYKGFMPSFLRLGSWNVVMFVTYEQLKRALMATRTSREAPF from the exons ATGGTTGGGTTCAAGGCTACAGATGTACCCCCTACTGCCACGGTGAAGTTCCTGGGGGCTGGCACAGCTGCCTGCATTGCAGATCTCATCACCTTTCCTCTGGACACCGCGAAAGTCCGGCTGCAG AtccaaggagagaggcaggggccagTGCGGGCTGCAGCCAGCGCCCAGTACCGTGGCGTGCTGGGCACCATTCTGACCATGGTGCGCACCGAGGGCCCCCGCAGCCTCTACAGTGGGCTGGTCGCCGGCCTACAGCGCCAAATGAGCTTTGCCTCCGTCCGCATCGGCCTCTACGACTCTGTCAAGCAGTTCTACACCAAGGGTTCTGAGC ATGCCGGCATTGGGAGCCGCCTCCTGGCAGGCAGCACAACAGGTGCCTTGGCTGTGGCTGTGGCCCAGCCCACAGATGTAGTAAAGGTCCGGTTCCAGGCTCAGGCCCGGGCTGGAAGTGGCCGGAGATACCAAAGCACTGTTGATGCCTACAAGACCATCGCCCGAGAGGAAGGGTTCCGAGGACTCTGGAAAG GGACCTCTCCCAATGTTGCTCGTAATGCCATTGTCAACTGTGCTGAGCTGGTGACCTACGATCTCATCAAGGATGCCCTCCTGAAGGCCAACCTCATGACAG ATGACCTCCCTTGCCACTTCACTTCCGCCTTCGGGGCGGGCTTCTGCACCACTGTCATCGCCTCCCCTGTCGATGTTGTCAAGACGAGATACATGAACTCTGCCCTGGGCCAGTACAGCAGCGCTGGCCACTGTGCCCTCACCATGCTCCAGAAGGAGGGTCCACGAGCCTTCTACAAAGG GTTCATGCCCTCCTTTCTCCGTTTGGGTTCCTGGAACGTGGTGATGTTTGTCACCTATGAGCAGCTCAAACGGGCCCTCATGGCTACCCGCACTTCCCGGGAGGCTCCCTTTTGA